GGTGCTGACAGTTGACGAGAAACAAGCGTCAGAGGCTGCAGGTGTGGAATATGTTGGAACTACGGAAAAAGATCTTGGTAACAAGCTCTACTATGAAAATGAAGAGAGGGGAATAAGAAGTTACTCCGTCACTAAGGGACAAATAGATTACATAGATGATAAGGATGGTAATTATAGTATAAAACCTACCGAAGGAAATAAGACTGTCAATGTGATGGTTCCGATGTACACCCGGGCGAAACAGATGATTGCCACTACCGCTTATACTGGTAATAATCCTTATGTTGCTTACCAACGTCGGGCAGAAGTGGAATTTACTGCAGAAATTAAATTTGATGATGAGAGGGGAGTGCAAACATTGAGAGATACGGCAAAAATCTTTCAGGTGCGACGTGTCGTTAATCCCAAGGGAATTTATCGGAGTGCGGATAATAGCGAATCTTTTCATGTCAAACTAATGAGATTGCCGAAGGAGGAGGCTGAGGAGTTTGAAGTTTTCCCATCTGAAGGTCCTTGGCGGGCGTATATTCCCCAAGAGGTGGATGGACTCCCTTTTAAAGGCGATGATTTTATTACATTCAATGGCGGTCAGAAGGAGGTAACTGGGAAGACAGGAAGTCCTATTGAATTTAAGGTGAATTTTCCAAAGAGACCCAATGAGGGGGAGGGTTATCACACGGTGATACGTGTGGACTATCATAATTACACTTGCCAACACCTGATTTTTGTTACACGGGGAGATGCTCCGGTGCAACTTGTGGATAATGGAGCAAAATGGCATATCAGTAATTTAGTTAGCGAGACGCAAGAGGCTGCGAATCCTCTTGACGAAGGTTCCTTGTTTCGCTTCAATAACTTAGAGCAACCCATTGCGTCATCCAATCAGGAAAATTCCCGAAGCCCATGGACTAATGTTAAAAAAGAAGATTTTAAAAATGCTAAAGATAAGCTTTTTACAATAGTTGGAAGTGAAAAAACTTTGCGATGGGAAGAAATAAACGCTGGCACTTCCAACACATCTCCCACGTGGAAGGTGAAATTAGGAGATGGAGTAAGAATTGCAAAGTACGAGGATTATAAAGCACTTTTTGATGATAAAAATATCCAACAGGGGTATGGGGTACTTTATGGCGATGAGGCTAATGCAACTTGTACAAAGATTCAAGACGTTTATGAATATCGTGTGGGAGCGGATGGAAAACGTGTTAGTGGTTATGGCATGAGAGGATGTTTCGTGTATAACAAGAGTAATGGTAAGCATGTGTTTTTCCCTGTAGGAGCATCGGGATATGGACACCGAAGAAACTATGATTATGAGCCGTGGGGGGGAACTCCCTTTAATGCGAATACTAATGCAAGGGGAGTACTTAGATATGCTTCCGGGAGAATAGATTATTATCCCAGTCCTAAAAGTAATCCTTTATTCTATGATCTATTCCGGCGACCAGGTGCGATTTATTGGTTGAATAATAAAGTAAACCCAGGTTCTATAATTGCTTGGGATATAAATTATTTTACTTTTGATTTTAACTCGTTAGATCATGCTAATGTTTTTCCGAAAAACGGTGGTGGAGATGGCAAAAGTGATGCTTGTTTTATCCGTTGCGTGGAAGATTAATTTTTTTGCAACCATATATCATGACCGTGACTTGTTGGGATACTAGTTGCGGTCGTTTTTATTTGATGAGAGTGTGCTACATTTCTTACGATTATGGCTGTAATAACTAGGGAAGAATGTGCCGTTGTTTGGGGTATAACGAGGAAACAGAGGAAAAAATAGTATTTCTTGTTGAAAAATAGTAATCATGCCATCTCTTTAGATTTAGCAATATAGTCTGTTTTTGGTTAATTCTAAAAATAGAAAAAGTATTGAAAAATGAAAAAGTATTTATATATTTGCAGGTATGATACGAATAGGTGGGAGAGCCTGCCTTTTAAAATATTGTGAGTTTGTGCTAATCTTTATCTGAAAATCGCCAATTTGAAGTAGTAAGATTAGACGGTGAGTTCACGCTGGTTAGGCGTGGATCGTTGTCTATTTACTACAAGGCGTTTGGCGATGCCTCAGATAAGATAGAACTGTTGACGGTCCTCGCTTTTTTTATTGTATCATTTTTTGCCGGTGGGGATCGGCACTATAAAAGAAATTTTCGATTGATAAAGGATATTAAGGTTGCAACTTGATTAAAATAAACGGAATGAATAAATACCCAAAATTTATAAGGCATGAAAAATTAGAGAGATTTTTCTTATTAGAAGGATGAAAAAAAGAGGGTGAATCCTAAACTTTGCACGTTGAATATCACCCCCTTGCATCATTAGTTTTATAAACCAATTAATTATCAAAGTTATGAAAAAAACTTATGACAGGAAATTTTTTCGGCAAAAATTGCTATCGGAAAAAAAGACCGTCACCGCGATTTCCCGCTTGCTTATCATCTTATTGCTGGGCTTTCCCTTGTTGACAAGAGCCGGGACGAGTGGTTCAAGCCGGGGAGAGATCGATCCTTTATCGGGAACTTCCACACGGCAAGATTCGGTTGTAGCGGCAGGGAAACCGGGAAATCAGAAACTAGGATTTTACGAGGGAGAAGTCATGGACACGGAGGGCAATCCGTTACCCGGAGTGACCGTTTTGTTGAAAGGGACCCAAACGGGTACTTCTACGGACACGCACGGTGCATTCCGTTTCCCGGCAACAAAGGCGGGGAAAACTATGCTGGTCTTCTCGTTTATCGGGATGAAACCGGTGGAAAAGGACGTGACTCCGGGAAAGAAAGTGATCGTCACGATGGAAGAGGAAGTAGAAGGTCTTGAGGAAGTGATCATCACGGGTATCTACTCCCGGGATAAGAATAGTTACACGGGGTCGGCATCCACCTATTCCGCCAAGGAGTTGAAAATGGTTGGTGCTCAGAATATCATCCAGAGTTTGAAAACGCTGGACCCGGCCATGATGGTCTTGGAGAACAAACAATGGGGATCAGACCCGAATCGTATGCCCAAAATTGAAATCCGGGGAAAGACGAGCGTGGTCGGATTGCAGACAGAGTTTGAGAACGACCCCAATCAGCCCTTGTTCATCTTGGATGGTGTGGAGACCACGCTGGAAACCATCATTAACCTAAATATGGATCGGGTGGCAAGCGTGACGATCTTGAAAGATGCAGCGTCCACGGCTATCTACGGGTCGAAGGCGGCTAACGGGGTGATTGTCGTGGAAACGAAATCACCGGAGTCAGGCCAGTTACGGCTGTCATACAGTGGGAATTACGGGATCTCGTTTGCCGATTTGTCGGATTACAATTTAATGAACGCTTCCGAAAAACTGGAATACGAGTTATTAGCCGGGCGTTATTCTCCCATGGAAGGATATGACGGTTTTGTTGATAAACTTCAGAAAATGCAGGATTATTATTCCCGGTTAAAAGAAGTGCTGAGAGGGGTGGACACTTATTGGTTAAGCGAACCGTTACGAACCGTCTTCAATCATTCTCATAACTTGTACATTGACGGAGGTGACCAAGCCATGCGTTACGGTTTGGGTATCAGCTACAATAACCGTGATGGTGTGATGAAAAAGTCCAACCGTGACGGTATGGGAGTGAACATTGACTTGATTTACCGTAAAAAAGGTTTACTCTTCTCGAACAAAGCGAGCATGGATCTCTCTAATTCTGACCGGGAGCCGGTGGCTTTCTCCGAATTTTCAAGAGCAAACCCGTATTACCGGAAAAGACAGGAAAACGGTACAATTCCCATGTATTTGGAGAGAAAGACAGGGTTGTACGGGGAGGATATGCTGAATCCCTTGTACGTGTGGAACATTGAAAACACGAATACAACCAAGGATCTCGCGTTGAGGGACAATTTCACGATGGAATGGACTACCTTCGATGCCCTGAGACTCCGGGCTCGGTTGGGTATATCCAAGAGCATCTCGAAAACAGAAGCATTCAAGTCCCCGAATCACACGGATTTTTTGGAGACGGAGAAATTGAAGAAGGGTTCTTTCTCGTCTAATCAGCATGAAAGCTTCTCGTACAATGGTGATTTGAACATTATTTTTGGTAAAATATTTAAGAATGTTCATCAAGTAAACTTTGTTGGAGGATGGTCTTTTAGTGAATCTCGCTCGGAAGCATCCGGTTACAGCGTGGTCGGGTTTAACGATGACTTCCACAAGAATCCTGCCTATTCCACGGGTTTCAGGGAAAATCAAAAGCCTACTTACTCGAAAGATCGTCGGCGTTCCACCAGTTTTTTCATGAACTTGAACTACTCGTATGACAATCGTTATCTGATGGACTTCAACCTGCGAGCTGACGGGACTTCCGTTTTCGGCAGCAACAAACTTTTCTCCACGACGTGGGCTGTCGGTTTGGCATGGAATGTTCATAACGAGGAATTTATAAAAAAATTGGGGTGGATCAACAATTTGAAAATCCGGGGATCAATCGGTAATCCGGGAAACGAAAACTTCGATGCCTACATATCACAAAAGACCTACGTGTATAATGTCGAGTTGCAAAATATGTTCGGGGCGAGTGCGTTGATTCAGAAGTACGGGAATAAAAACTTGGAATGGCAGCGAACCGTGGATAAAAACATCGGTGTCGATCTGTCTGTTTTGAACAACCGGATTCGTGTGACTTTTGACTATTATTTCAAAGATACGGACCCTTTGCTGGTTTCCATCGGGATGCCTCCTTCTGCCGCGGCGACGAGCTTGTACACGAACATGGGAAGGCAAATTTCCAGGGGATGGACGGGAACATTGAATTATGTTTTTCTGCGGAAAAAGGATTTGTCTTGCAGCGTAAACATGAACGCACGGGCGAACCATTCGGAATATCGTGACATCGGGGATAAATTGGATTACTTGAACAAAGTGGGGAGTTCTACTGCCTTAAATCGTTATTACGAGGGTGGTAGCCCGGACGATTTGTGGGCTGTTCCTTCTTTGGGAATCGATCCGGCTACCGGGCGTGAAGTCTTCTTGAAAAAGGATGGAACGCAAACTTTCTTGTATTCCGCGTCCGACGAGGTGATCGTGGGATCATCCGTTCCGGATGTAGAGGGAATTGTCGGAATGTCATTCTATTACAAGAAATTGTCTGCCTCTTTCAGTTTCCGTTATAGCTTGGGCAAAGAGACCATGGCCTCGGCATTGTATGATAAAGTGGAGAATATCACCCAAGACAATATCGGTAGGAATCAAGACAAACGAGCTTTGTACGACCGTTGGAAGAAACCGGGAGATAAGGCAAAATTCAAGGCGATAGATGATTATTCTTCCACGCCGATGTCTTCCCGTTTCGTGGTGACGGAGAACACTTTTTCCGGTGAATCCATTTCAATCGGTTACGATATGGACGCTGCATGGTTGCGGGTAGCGGGAATTCAGGGAATGAATTTCCGGGTTTACATGAATGATATTTTCCGGATCTCTTCTTTTAAAGAGGAGCGGGGTCTGGATTATCCTTTTGCCCGTTCGGTAAGTTTTTCCTTAGGTGTAAGATTTTAAAACAAGTGTGGATATGATACGAAAATTGAAATTATTAGTGTGCGTGGTGCTTGGCGCCCTCACGTTGTCTTGCTCCGATTGGTTGAAAGTCAGTTCGGAGGACCGGATCATGGAGAACGATCTTTTCCGTACTCCCCGGGGATTCATGACGGCGTTGAATGGTATTTATATAGACTTGTTGAATTCAAGTATGTACGGGAAGACTCTGACGTGGGGAATGACTGATATTTTGGCACAATACTATACCTGCCGGGAGAAGGATCATAGTTATAAATCTTTGGCAGATTTTGATAACGTGACCCGGAATAATGCCGTGAGTGGTTGTTGGAATCGGTCGTACGCCCTTTTGAATAACGTCAATACTATACTGGAGCATTGCGAATCCGACCGGAATGTGCTGGATGATACCTATTATCACATGATCAAGGGAGAGGCTCTGGCTCTACGTGCTTTGTTACATTTCGAACTGTTCCGTATATTCGGTCCCAGTTATAGCAAGGACAAGGAAAAAGAGTGTATCCCTTATGCTTTGACTTCCGAGACAAAGGTGAATCCTTTACTACCGGCAAAGGAAATCGCCCGGCTGATTATGGAAGATTTGAAAAATGCGGAGGAGTCGTTGACCGGGTATGACCCCGTGATTGAAACAGGGGCCGTGTGGGGTGATGATCCGGAAGGGGGCGTGAATGATATGCGTTATCGCTCCATGCGTCTGAATTACTATGCCGTCCAGGCTTTATTGGCCCGTGTGGCTCTCTACTGCGGGGAAAAGGAGGTCGCTTGGGAGTACGCGGAGAAAATGATTCGCGGGATACACGAGGAACATAAATGGTTCCCCTTCGTGACCCGGGAAGAAGTGGTGACGACAGATAAAGAAGATCGTATTTTCCAAAGTGAAATCTTGTTTGGCCTGTATAACCTGAAAAGAAAGGAAAGTGTTTATGAGGTCGGTTTCGGGGCTAACTTGAAACAAGGTAGCGTGTTACGTATTGATAAGGACATTATGCAGAATATATACGACGGAGATGACAATGATTTCCGGCTTGCATACTGGTTCGCGGAAATGGTTGATCCGGATAATAACTCGTATCTCCACGTGATCAAGTACAAGGATGTGGATGATATTGACACGAAAACGAAAATTAGCAAGGGCTATCGTTATATCATGCCTGTACTCCGGGTGTCCGAAGTGTATCTTATCGCGGCCGAGTGCTGTCCGGACCCGAAAGAGGGACGGAATTATCTGAATGCGGTGAGAACGGCACGTAATGTGAAAAACATTCAGGATGATGCCGATCTGACTGCGAGTATCGAGCAAGAGTACAAGCGGGAGTTTGTGGGTGAAGGACAGTTATTCTGGCTTTATAAACGCAAGGGGAAAACCGAGATTGCATCCGGCGAGAAACAGGGAAACGTTGTTTCGATGGAAGAACGCTTTTACTTGTTTGATCTGCCGCAGTCGGAACAAGATTATAGAAAAGAAAACGATCTTGGTAAATAATTAAAATGTCTTCGTATGAAAAAATATATATTTCTATTAGTTGTCGTTTTGTCATTTCTTGGGTGTGAGAAAGAAATGATGGATTACGAGGGGAAAGACGGGGTTTATTTTTCGGTACAGGAAGTACCACCCAGTTTATATGGTGATCCGGAAATTTGGTCTCATATGGACACTACATTGATCCCCTTTTCCTTGTTGTTGGAAAATGATAGTACGGTGCGATTGAAAGTCCGGGTGATGGGGGATGTCGTGAATTATGACCGCTATTTTACCGTATCGGTCGTCGATTCGTTGACTACCGCGTTAGTGAACGAGGATTACGCTCCCCTGGAGGAACGTTACGTGATTACCGCCGGGGAACGTGACGGATTCGTGGAATTCACGGGATTCCGTCAGGCGAAAATGTTGGATTCGACGTATTACGTGACCTTGCAGTTGATGGAAAATGAGTATTTCTCGTTACCGATGGATGTGTGGAGACCCTTGGAAAACAAGGATTACACGAAAGAGATACAGAATGTTGTTCGTCACGTGGTGGGTCTTTCAGACGAGGTTTTCATGCCGAAGGCGTGGACGGTGAATTATTTTGGTCCCTACTCTAAAAAGAAAGTCAAATTACTGTGCGAGATGTTCGGTTTGAAGATGGCTGATTTTGATAACGTGATCGAAATGGATATGGAAAGACAACGCACGTATGCCCAAGGGTTGGATAAATACTTGAAGGAGATGGAGGCAAAGGGGCAGACCGTTTACGAGGACGAGAAGGACAAGGATGGTAATCCGGTGAAAATGGCCGTGGGACCTTTAATTTAGTAATGTTGAATAATGAAAGTTATGAAAAAGAAACTAAGTTTACTCGTGCTATTCGCGATAGCTTTATGCATGGGATGTTATGATGATAAAGGGAATTACGATTACCATGAATTTAATGAAATCACTATCGGTGATCGTGGTTTTGACACGGCTTATATCCTCACGTCGTTCGTGGACACGCTCCGGATTTCACCCGAAATTGATTTCAAGTTGGCGGAAAACTCACATCTGAAATTCGAGTGGGTGGCCCGGTCTAATGGAGTCGATTTTACAGAATACCCTCTTGGGAATGAGCGTGATTTGGTCTTTCCCGTAAGTCTGCCAACGGAGACCTACACGTTGTATTTTAAGGTGACGGATACGCTGAATACAATGGAATATTGGAATGCGACAGCGATGCAGGTTCAAGATTTGCTTACCAGCGGTTGGATTATTCTCGGGGAGAACAGTAACGGGGAGGCCCAACTGGACATGATTACTTATTCCGTGGACACGATGGTGTTGAAAGATATGTTGCACGATAGCGGGCTGCCCGTGTTGAGAGGTCCGGTGAAAGTATGGGTGGTTGATAATTACAGGGATAACATGATTCACATTTCGACGGAAGACGGTACGTACCGTTTGGATCGGGATAATTTCAAGGGAGGTGACCACACGCATCTGAAGTATAATTTTTATGACCCGGAGGCATTGGATCATTTCGTTCTTCAGGAGGTTGCTCAACTTCGTAGCTATAACAGGGCAGCAATTATTGATAATAAGTTGTTTCATAACGGTTTCTTGATCTCCAGTTCCGTATTCCAGAATCCGGCGAATCATTATCAGGGAACTTACGATCTTTTCTCTATCGGGGACAAGATTGCTTATAATCCGAAGGCTATGGCGTATTATTATATGTTGTACAATAATGATGCGAAACGTTTTGTTTATACCGGGGGAAGATCTTACGGGTCACCTGTGGGATATTGTGACACGCTGAAAGATACACGGGATGACGTGGAAATTTTCTCTTGGAAAACGGGGCTGGATTACGTGACAAGTATAAGTAGTCGTTTGTTGGACGGGTATTCGTTTACCGTGTTGACTGATAGCAAGGGGAGTTACTACTTGTATTGCTATGCGTTGAAGTACCAGTGGGGCTGGGAAAGTATCGAGAAGAAGAAAAAATACTCTTTGGATAAAGTCACGGATATTGACAAGGCGAAATTCTTCGGGGTTAGTGCGCAAAGAACCTATTTGATTTACGCTACCGGTTCGAAACTGTACGCGTATGATTACGTGGCGGAAAAAGTGCAATTACTTAGGGATTTTGGTGGTCAGGAAATAACGTTGCTACACTACGACATTTTGATTGACGTGGGAGCCGGTGATGATTTCTTCTACGTGGGTACTTACGATCCCTCGTTACCAAAGGAGACGGGAGGAACGCTGACAATGTACAAGGTGATGAATGATCCGAATAATATTATCGTGGAGGAGGTTCCCGGCTTTAGCTGGTCCGGGTTGTGCAAGATCAAAAGTATTGATTTCAAAAGATACTAGTATAGCTGTTTGAATTTTGAGAAAGGCACCATTCTAACGTGGAATACACGGGAGAATGGTGCTTTTTATGTCCGAGATGATGCATGATTAGTGCTGACGTTAGTTCCGATTACATTTTTATTAGTTGATGAATACCGGATGATTACCGTCATGAACCTTATAGATACCTTATAGAAACCTTATATGAACCTTATTCTAAATAAGGTTCATAAAGTATATTAACAAGTTATTGAAAATATTGTGTTAGGTAGTGATCAGGTATTGATCATCTATCGTAAACAAATTCAGAATTGACGTTGGCATGAATAAGTACAAAAGGCAACATGAAGATTTGTATTGATGTTGATTTATTGGGATAAAATTACTTAATGGCACTGATTTTCAGTGTAAAAGCTCGCTAAATATCAGTTTCTTTTGTTATTTTTGTAACTCTTGATGGCATATAACTACGAGACATTTTAGAATGAGATGACCGAGATAAATATAAAATGCTTGCAGAAATATAGCGAATACTAGGTGTTAATAAAATTCTAAGTAACAGAGAATAAGGAAATGGATAATTGTAACATAGATAGAAAATTAGATGAAAGAGCAGAGGCTCTATTCGCTAGAATTTCTTTATTAATAGAGACTGCACGTAAAAATATTGCATCTACGGTAAATATCACAATGGTATATGCTAATTTTGAAACAGGTAAGTATATTGTTGAGGATGAACAACAGGGGGCGCATCGGGCTGAATATGGGAAATCTGTTCTGAAACAGTTATCTCAAAAACTAATAGAAAAATACGGAAGGGGATGGTCTGTTGAGAATTTGACACTCTATCGAAAATTTTATTTGGTTTATGCAGATTCGGTAAACATGATTGATCCGATTCAGAAAAAGTCACTTGGAAAGGATTTCGTAAACACTGTTTACGAAATTGGTAAGTTTGAAGCGTTCTCGCAAATTTCTCAAAAGAGTTTTACGCTAAGTTGGTCACACTATCTGATATTGATGCGTATAGAAAATCCTTCTGAACGTAGTTTTTATGAGATAGAATGTGCACAGCAACAATGGAGTGTCCGGCAGTTACAGCGTCAAGTGAATTCCAGTCTGTATGAACGTTTGGCATTAAGTCGCAACAAACATGAGGTCGTTCGTTTGTCAAAGGAGGGCCAAACAGTAGAAAAATCATTGGATCTTATAAAGAACCCCTTGACGTTAGAATTTTTAGGATTGAAGTCAGAGACGACATATTCAGAAAGTAAATTGGAAACAGCAATCATAGATAAGCTACAAGATTTTTTACTTGAATTGGGCAAGGGTTTCCTATTTGAAGCAAGACAAAAGCGTTTCACGTTTAATGAAGAACATTTTTTTGTTGATTTAGTATTTTACAATCGCTTGTTACAGTGTTATTGTTTGATTGACTTGAAGATAGATAAACTGACACATCAAGACTTGGGGCAGATGCAAATGTATGTCAATTATTATGACAGATATGTGAAGCAGTCTTTCGAGAAACCTACTATTGGCATCTTACTTTGTAAAGAACAAAATGAGGCTTTGGTGAAACTGACATTACCGGACGATGCTAATATTTACGCTACGCAATATGCACTCTATCTGCCTAATAAACAATTATTGCAAGCAAAATTGAACCAGTGGGCAGAAGAGTTTAAAGCGAACCATGATGAACTTGAGCATCCCTAGGTGTGGAGGGAATTGATTCGTTTATAAATCGGTTAAAAGCAACGTATTTACAGATATTTGTGATAAATTTGTAGGATACCAAAACAATTTATGGAAATGAAATCAATGATGATCTGTTTTTGCTTTTGTTGTCTGGGCTTTTGGGGGCATACGCTTTCTGCCCAAGAACAAGTTCGGGCGCTGCGGCCGTTGGAACAATGTACTTTGGTTACCGATCTGGCGGACCGGATTGAGGAAATACAAGTGATCCCGATTAAACAGCGTTTTGATGCCGAGTCATTGGAATGGATGAGGAAAAAATTGCTGATCGGACCTAATGGGGATTTGTTTCTCGTGTACGGGCGGGAGGTGATGTGTTTTGATGCTGCCGGGAAATATCAATTTTCAATGAAATATAATCAAGGGAAAGAATGTCCTTATCATCAGGATGCCTGTATCAGTGTGGATCAGAAAAAATTGTTGTTTGCGCATGGAGATAGTGAAGTCGTGTTTTTTGATTTGAATGATGGGCGTGAAATTGAGCGTCTCCCGATGAACAAGCCTCTACAATTGTTTGAAGAGATTGCTCCGGCTCCGGATGGAGGGTTTTATTATTATTCGATCTCGGCTCCTTGTACCAATAATTTTGAACGGGGACACCTCTTAGTGACCCGGTTTGACAAAAACGGGAAAAAGTTGGAGAGTTCTATTCCGCAGGTCGGGTTCACGGTGAATATTTTCCTCGTATCGCAGGCCGTAGGTAATACTTATCTGATTCGCACGCAAGGAGGTGATAACGCGTGTTACCGGGTGAATACGAAAGGAGAGTTGGAGAAGGCCTACACCTTTGATTTTGGCAAACGGGGGATACCGGATACTTACGGGATGTTAAAAGGTGATTTGATGTTACAGGATTACATGAGGGCAGATTATTACAAGATGCCGATCTATTTGTGTGAGGGTGGAAAATTCTTTTATTTCACCAGTTGCGGACCTCAGGCAGAGGCGTATAATTTCCTTTATGCCCGGGGTAAGGATTCGGGGATTTATTGGAAAGCGGATCCCGATTTGGAAATTCATTTTCTCTCAGCAGATGAGGACTATTTTTATGCGCTTTTAGAACCCGTTCCGGAAGAGATGATCCGGGAGACGCAAGACCCGTTATTACGGCAGATATTTAAACAGTTTGCCCTTTCGTTGGGAGAAAAGACGTTTACCCGATTGGTGAAGGTCAAGTTTAAATGAAGTCAGACTGGAAGTTAAGAGACTTGTGTGTTGTTGGTTTTATGTGAATTGTTAATTTGTTGTTTTTCTATTGTAATATTAAATATTATTCTGATCTTTGTATTAGCTCATTAAC
The window above is part of the Butyricimonas paravirosa genome. Proteins encoded here:
- a CDS encoding YhcG family protein; this encodes MDNCNIDRKLDERAEALFARISLLIETARKNIASTVNITMVYANFETGKYIVEDEQQGAHRAEYGKSVLKQLSQKLIEKYGRGWSVENLTLYRKFYLVYADSVNMIDPIQKKSLGKDFVNTVYEIGKFEAFSQISQKSFTLSWSHYLILMRIENPSERSFYEIECAQQQWSVRQLQRQVNSSLYERLALSRNKHEVVRLSKEGQTVEKSLDLIKNPLTLEFLGLKSETTYSESKLETAIIDKLQDFLLELGKGFLFEARQKRFTFNEEHFFVDLVFYNRLLQCYCLIDLKIDKLTHQDLGQMQMYVNYYDRYVKQSFEKPTIGILLCKEQNEALVKLTLPDDANIYATQYALYLPNKQLLQAKLNQWAEEFKANHDELEHP